Proteins from a single region of Octopus bimaculoides isolate UCB-OBI-ISO-001 chromosome 11, ASM119413v2, whole genome shotgun sequence:
- the LOC128249053 gene encoding nuclear transcription factor Y subunit beta-like, translating into MDASSSDGTGDASVLKESFIPGTSQYGDDDEGMVSSGEGEGDFRMDEPLREQDRFLPIANVARIMKKSIPRTGKIAKDAKECVQECVSEFISFITSEASERCQHEKRKTINGEDILFAMFTLGFDNYVDPLKLYLQKYREPAKGEKGMNPNAIMGENAVEELDEAYTTLANNILSTEQSGQQNVLYAYSGQMSQQIF; encoded by the coding sequence ATGGATGCCAGTTCAAGTGACGGCACCGGTGATGCTTCTGTCCTAAAAGAATCTTTTATTCCTGGAACTAGCCAATATGGCGACGATGATGAGGGAATGGTATCATCAGGAGAAGGTGAAGGCGATTTCCGTATGGACGAACCTCTACGAGAACAGGACCGCTTCCTTCCAATTGCTAATGTCGCCAGAATCATGAAAAAATCAATTCCAAGAACCGGTAAAATTGCTAAAGATGCTAAAGAATGTGTACAGGAATGTGTTTCAGAATTTATAAGTTTTATCACAAGCGAGGCCAGTGAAAGATGTCAACATGAGAAACGAAAAACCATCAACGGTGAAGATATCTTGTTTGCTATGTTTACCTTGGGCTTCGACAATTATGTCGATCCTTTGAAGTTATACTTACAAAAATACAGAGAGCCTGCCAAAGGAGAGAAAGGGATGAACCCCAATGCTATAATGGGAGAAAATGCAGTGGAGGAACTTGACGAAGCATATACCACATTAGCAAATAACATCTTGTCAACAGAGCAGTCTGGCCAACAGAATGTCCTTTATGCATATTCAGGCCAGATGTCGCAACAAATATTCTAA